A window of Streptomyces broussonetiae genomic DNA:
CGCCGCGGCGCGTGTTCGCACCCGGACGGCTCGGCGATGTTCCTGGAGTCGACCATCAAGGCGTTCACCGACGACCTGGCCGCCCATGTGCTCGGAAATGGCTGCGGACGGCCCGTGGAGGGCGTTCTGCCGCTCTTCGAGGGGGGCAGGGCGCCTACGGGCATCCCGGGCGGCGCAGAGCCCGAGGAGACCGGCTCCAGCCGCCAGAAGATCTACGTCGACTGGACGCTGTGCCGAGGGCACGGGCTGTGCGCCGACATCCTTCCCGAGGTGTTCGAACTCGGCGCCGACGGTTTCCCGACCGTGGCCCAGGCGCAGGTGCCGCGCTACGCGGAGGCCAAGGCCCTTCGCGCGGTGCGACGCTGTCCGGCGCTCGCCCTGCGCCTCGAGGAGGACACGCGCGGGCAGGCGCCGTCGCGCAACCTTCCGGTCCTCTCCCAGGGCCGCGGCCGGCGGGCGCTGGGCCGCTGAGCACACGGCAAGGGGTGCCCCACCCGCGACGGGGTGGGGCACCCCTTGCCGTTCGCCCGTCATCCGGGCGCAACACGCCGAAGGCGGACCATCCCGAGGATGATCCGCCTTCAACTTCTGTGGAGCTAAGGAGAATTGAACTCCTGACCTCCTGCATGCCATGCAGGCGCTCTACCAACTGAGCTATAGCCCCTTGTTTTGTTGTTTCGCCCGGTTCCCCCGGCGACGTCGTAAACATTACAGGCCCGGGGCCACAGCACCAAATCGGTTTCGGGTTCGCGCCGGTACAGCCCTAATGTCGGTTTGCGTGACCGTGATCGCGTCGCCCGAGAGCCCACCGCAGGGCGCAGGGGCGCCGGCAGGATCGGTACGGTGGACAGCTGGGTCGCGAACGGCGCGTACGCCCCTGCGCGCGCCGCCACAGGCAACCTCGCGCCCCTGGCGGTCCCGGACGGCCGGTCGCCCAATCCCGTCGGCCACGCGCACGTGGAGACCGCCGCGGGGTCAGGTCGGCCTCGCGCCGGACGTCCTGGTGCCGTGGGACCCGGCTCGACTCTCCGCGCATGCCGCAGCCACGGCCCCACGTCCTGGAAACACCGCCGGGCCTGGCGCGCCCCCTCGACGGATGCCGCACGGACCGGCGTCCCGAACCGCACCGGGGAGAGCAGGAATTGGCGCTTTCGCCCCTTCCACAGGAGCCGAAGCACTGTTCCTCGCACCGAGCCCGACATCGTTGCCGTGCCGCGACAGCGGCATGACCGGCGTCAAGCCGTCACGAAGGAGTAGAACCGCTTGAGTGTGCAGTGCTCCTCGAGCAGGCGACCGTAGATCGGCTCACCCTCCAATTCCCGGTACGTCTCGATCGGGTCGCCCTTTATGATCAGCGCCCGCGCACATTCCTCGCACCAGTACTGGTAGTCGGGATTGATCGGCTCCATGTCGCGGACGATCGGCGTACCGCTCCCACACCAGTCACACTTTCGCCTGTGTGCACCCATCGATCAGCTCCAGCTGTGGCCGCAGGCCGTGCACACGTAGGAGATTCCGCCGTTGTCGCCAAGGACTTGGGCGACATGCGCGGAACCGCAGGAAGGGCAGCTCAGCCGGGTGGTCGTATCCCGTATCAACGCCGCACCGAGGAGGTGGCCGCCCTCCCCAAGGATGCTCGCAGGCATCGCTACTCCCTCCCGTCGGGCCACGCCCCCTTCCGGCCGTTTGATTCTGCCACGGCCGGAGCAATACGGTCAGCGACGCCTCAGTACCAGTCCGGACACGGCTACCGCCCGGGCCGTTCCCGCCGGCGTCCGAGCCCACACCGAGAACGCCTCCGCAGGGGTATACGAGTGCGAGACCCCGAGTGACTCAATCCGGTTCAGGAACAGTGTGCCGAACAACGCCACGCCGATCAGCCGACCGAGCTGGGCGACCATCACCAACAGGCCACTGACACCCGCCGTGCGACGGTTTCTCCCCCGTCGCCGCCGCTGGGCGCCCACCCGCTGGTCGACCAGGCCTACGGCCGTCAGCCACACCGAACAGACCGGCGACCTACCGGCACCGACCGGCGCACGGCCCGCGTTCCACCCCGGCCATGGCGCTGCGGATGGCGCAGCCCACGATGACCAGTTGCCGATCGGCGCCGCGGGCGTGGGGTTCGGAACTGACGGTGGGCGCGACCACGTTCACGGTGAAGAGGTCGAGGGCCGCCATGAACCGGCCGGCGAGCAGGGCCGCGAGCAGCGGCCGGGGCCGATTGTCAGTGCCGGGTGCTTCACTGTCCGTGACGGGTGATTGCGGTCCGCCGCCGACTGCCAGTCACTGTCAGTGGCAGATGCTTCACTAATCGTAGGGCGCCGGAGGCCCGGCGACAGCGACGGCGACGGCGACGGGGACGGGGACGGGGGCAAAGAGGGCAGTGAGGACAACGGAGTGGACGGGGGCCGGAAGATGACGGCGAACATGGGGACGACGAACACCGGGACCTGCGAACACGGAGATCACGACACGGGTGGCGAAGCCGACGCGATCGGCGAGCGCACAGCGCCGCAGACCGGAGTCGGCGCCTTCCTTCGGTCGGGCTGCGGAAGACACGTGGGCGAGCCGGTCCGGGAGGACTGCATACGCGCGCCGTCCGCGGCGAGCCCGGGTCCATGGAGCTGCGGGCGGGCGGCGCGGTGGTGCTTCCGGGGGAGCGCGTAAGGAAGCGCGCGAGGGAGGGGGCAGAGAAGGCAGAGGAGAGGTGCGCCAGTGAAATGCAGAAAATCCCGCCCCCCTGACGGGGACGGGACCTTCATCACCGATCTTTGACAACTCAACAGAGTGTCGACCAGTGGAGCTAAGGAGAATTGAACTCCTGACCTCCTGCATGCCATGCAGGCGCTCTACCAACTGAGCTATAGCCCCTTGCGTTCTTCCCGCTCGGCGGGGCGAACAAGAAGAACTTTAGCCTGTGACCTGCCAGAAAGTGAAATCCGAGGTCCGGGAGTCGCGGCGGCTCAGGTGTCGTCGCCGAGCACGGGCTCCGGAAGGGTGCCTGCGTTGTGCTCCAACAGCCGCCAGCCACGGGCGCCCTCGCCGAGCACGGACCAGCAGCAGTTGGACAGACCGCCGAGGCTCTCCCAGTCCCGGGCCTCCAGGCCGAGGAGTCGGCCGATGGTGGTGCGGATGGTGCCGCCGTGGCTGACGACGACGAGCGTGCCGTCCTCGGGCAGCTTCTCGGCATGGCGCAGGACCACGGGGGCGGCCCGGTCGGCGACCTCGGTCTCCAGTTCGCCGCCGCCGCGGCGGACTGGCTCGCCGCGCTTCCAGGCGGCGTATTCCTCGCCGTAGCGCTCGATGATCTCCTCGTGCGTCAGCCCCTGCCACACGCCCGCGTAGGTCTCGCGCAGACCCTCCTCGCGGGTGATGTCGAGGCCGGTGAGCAAGGCCAGCTCGGCGGCCGTGTTCGCCGCGCGCTGGAGGTCGGAGGAGATGATCACGTCCGGCCCCAGGGAGGCGAGCAGCCGGGCGGCACGACGGGCCTGGCCTATACCGGTGTCGGTCAGCTCGACGTCCGTGCTGCCCTGGAAACGGCGCTCGACGTTCCAGGCGGTCTGGCCGTGCCGCCACAGGATGATGCGGCGGCCCCGGGTCCTGCGGTCGGTCACCTCACCGGTGGCGCCCATCACCACTCCCCGCCCGGCTCCGCGGAGGCCTCCTCGGCCTGCACTCGGGCGTGCTCCGCCGCCTTGCCCCGGGTGGCCTTGGCGTCGGCGGGCAGCTCCAGCTCGGGGCAGTCCTT
This region includes:
- a CDS encoding histidine phosphatase family protein: MGATGEVTDRRTRGRRIILWRHGQTAWNVERRFQGSTDVELTDTGIGQARRAARLLASLGPDVIISSDLQRAANTAAELALLTGLDITREEGLRETYAGVWQGLTHEEIIERYGEEYAAWKRGEPVRRGGGELETEVADRAAPVVLRHAEKLPEDGTLVVVSHGGTIRTTIGRLLGLEARDWESLGGLSNCCWSVLGEGARGWRLLEHNAGTLPEPVLGDDT